From Anaerohalosphaera lusitana, one genomic window encodes:
- a CDS encoding sugar phosphate nucleotidyltransferase, producing the protein MELKGVILAGGLGTRLHPLTKVTNKHLLPVGRKPMIYYPIEKLTAAGVTEILVVTGLEHMGDVVNLLGSGREFNCKFTYKVQDEAGGIAQALGLAENFAAGSSVAVILGDNIFQADLKPYADAFRKQSEGAKLLLKEVADPERFGVAQVDGDRIVGIEEKPAQPKSNLIVTGVYFYDHRVYEYIKTLKPSGRGEFEITDVNNIYIQKEQLKFEQLSGWWSDAGTFRSLNKVNELVAKEPPQ; encoded by the coding sequence GTGGAACTTAAGGGCGTGATTTTGGCTGGAGGACTTGGGACGCGTTTGCACCCGCTTACAAAGGTAACCAACAAGCATCTTTTGCCGGTTGGCCGCAAACCCATGATATATTACCCGATAGAAAAACTCACAGCAGCGGGTGTGACGGAAATCCTTGTGGTTACAGGACTTGAGCATATGGGAGATGTTGTCAACCTGCTGGGCTCAGGTCGTGAGTTCAATTGCAAGTTTACCTATAAGGTACAGGACGAAGCAGGCGGGATTGCTCAGGCTCTCGGTCTCGCTGAGAATTTCGCGGCAGGCAGCTCGGTTGCCGTGATACTGGGGGATAATATCTTTCAGGCTGATCTCAAACCCTATGCAGACGCTTTCAGGAAGCAGAGTGAGGGCGCAAAACTTCTGCTCAAGGAAGTGGCCGACCCAGAACGTTTTGGTGTAGCACAGGTCGATGGGGACCGCATCGTAGGTATTGAAGAAAAGCCCGCTCAGCCAAAATCAAACCTGATAGTCACAGGAGTTTATTTTTACGACCATCGTGTGTACGAATACATCAAAACGCTCAAGCCATCCGGCAGAGGTGAATTTGAAATAACGGATGTGAACAACATCTATATTCAAAAAGAGCAACTGAAATTCGAGCAGCTCTCGGGCTGGTGGAGTGATGCAGGTACTTTCAGGTCGCTCAACAAGGTTAACGAATTAGTTGCAAAGGAGCCGCCCCAATGA